DNA sequence from the Staphylococcus epidermidis genome:
GTATTGCAATAATTGGAATTTTTCTAGGAGTCACTGGACTATATATCTTTAGAAGAAAAAAGTAATAAAATAAGCATCTCGCCATGTATGATAATTAATTTATACATGATGAGATGCTTTTATTTTAAAATATAAGATGGAATATAAATGTTGCTTGTTCTTGCAATTTTTTAATAGAATCTCCACCCACAACTTGAGTTAATACAACCGAACCATTCATAAGCATGTGTATGCCTATAGGTACAGCAATTCGTTTTGTGTAAACATAAGCAAGTGAGAAAATGACTCCCATTCCAAAATATACCGGTATAAATTTGAAGTCATTATGTGCTAAAGCGAATATTAGAGAACTTACTATAGAAGCAATGATAAAGCTTACCACACGTGATCCCTTTATAAAGTTATACAATTCTCCGAAGATAACTTTACGAAAAACGTATTCCTCTAAAATGGGACCTACTATGGATATTAAAACGATAAATATCGGCATTTGCTTAGCAATAGCCATTAACCTTTCAGTGTTTGGACTTCTTTGCGGACTGCCATTGATGGCAAATAAAATTATACTGATGATGACTTGGTAAATCATCACAATACAAAATCCTAATAGAACCCAGGCGAAAATATATCTTTTAGGTTCCTTATGTCCTTGTTCTAATTGAGTAGGATTTTTAATGGTTGCTTGCATGAAAATGATTAACAATGCAGCGATGATAAAGATAGATACTTGCATGATAATCATTGTTTGGGCAGTTTGCATTTTAGACATATCTCCAAGTAAATGGTTACCTAAAACCAACCCAGGTAGTATTTGAGCTAAACCGTAGAATAGAACGGTTAATAGGGATACCCATAACCTTTTCATAATTTCCCTCCATCTATATATGTATATTATATATTTTATCGTAAATAAAGGTTAAGTACAAAATTAATAATCCTTTTGGCTTGATATATTGACCAATTTTGATTAATATTAAAATCAGATTAGCACTCTATATATCAAAGTGCTAAATCACATGTAAATGAAGGAGGAACAATCATGCTTAAACCATTAGGAAATCGTGTGATTATTGAGAAGAAAGAGCAAGAACAAACAACTAAAAGTGGCATCGTTTTAACAGATAGCGCTAAAGAAAAATCAAATGAAGGTGTGATCATTGCAGTTGGACAAGGTCGTTTATTAGACAATGGCACACAAGTTGCTCCTCAAGTCAGTGAAGGTGACACAATCGTCTTCCAACAATATGCAGGTACTGAAGTAAAACGTGGCGACAAAACATATTTAATTTTAAATGAAGAAGATATATTAGCTATTATAGAATAAAGAGCGAATTTTAAATATTAATTAAATGATTTAATAAGTGGAGGTTGTTTAGACTATGGCAAAAGATCTTAAATTCTCTGAAGATGCGCGTCAAGCAATGTTACGTGGTGTTGATAAATTAGCAAACGCTGTAAAGGTTACAATTGGACCTAAAGGGCGAAATGTGGTTCTAGATAAGGATTACACAACACCTTTAATTACCAACGATGGTGTAACAATTGCTAAGGAAATAGAGTTAGAAGATCCATATGAGAATATGGGTGCAAAATTAGTGCAGGAAGTTGCGAATAAAACAAATGAAATCGCTGGGGACGGTACAACTACAGCAACAGTTTTAGCACAATCAATGATTCAGGAAGGTCTTAAGAATGTTACAAGTGGTGCAAATCCTGTAGGCTTAAGACAAGGTATTGACAAAGCAGTGCAAGTGGCTATAGAAGCGCTTCATGAGATTTCTCAAAAGGTTGAAAATAAGAACGAGATAGCGCAAGTTGGAGCTATTTCAGCAGCAGATGAAGAAATCGGTCGCTACATTTCTGAAGCAATGGATAAAGTAGGTAACGATGGCGTTATCACTATTGAAGAATCAAATGGGTTTAATACAGAATTAGAAGTAGTTGAAGGAATGCAATTTGATCGCGGTTATCAATCACCATATATGGTAACTGACTCAGATAAAATGATAGCTGAATTAGAACGTCCATATATATTAGTAACGGATAAGAAAATTTCATCATTCCAAGATATTCTTCCATTATTAGAACAAGTTGTGCAGGCTAGTCGACCAATTTTAATTGTTGCGGATGAAGTAGAAGGCGATGCACTTACTAATATTGTTTTAAACCGTATGCGTGGAACATTTACTGCTGTAGCAGTTAAAGCCCCAGGATTTGGTGATCGACGTAAAGCAATGTTAGAAGACCTAGCAATATTAACTGGTGCTCAAGTCATTACTGATGATTTAGGTTTAGAACTTAAAGATGCATCTCTTGATATGCTAGGTACTGCTAATAAAGTTGAAGTGACTAAAGATCATACAACAGTCGTAGATGGTAATGGTGATGAAAATAATATTGATGCTCGTGTAGGTCAAATTAAAGCACAAATTGAAGAAACTGATTCAGAGTTTGATAAAGAAAAATTACAGGAACGTTTGGCAAAACTAGCTGGCGGCGTAGCTGTTATCAAAGTAGGGGCTGCAAGTGAAACAGAGCTTAAAGAACGTAAATTAAGAATTGAAGACGCATTAAATTCAACACGTGCGGCGGTGGAAGAAGGTATCGTTGCTGGTGGTGGTACTGCGTTAGTCAATATATATCAAAAAGTAAGTGAAATTAAAGCAGAAGGTGATGTTGAAACGGGTGTTAATATCGTATTAAAAGCATTACAAGCACCTGTTAGACAAATTGCTGAAAATGCAGGATTAGAGGGTTCAATTATTGTTGAACGTTTAAAACATGCTGAAGCGGGCGTTGGTTTCAATGCAGCAACAAATGAATGGGTTAATATGTTAGAAGAAGGTATAGTAGATCCAACTAAAGTAACTCGTTCAGCGTTACAACATGCAGCAAGTGTAGCTGCTATGTTCTTAACAACTGAAGCAGTCGTTGCTAGTATTCCAGAGCCAGAAAATAATGAACAACCTGGAATGGGTGGCATGCCAGGTATGATGTAAATATTTTATTGATTTTAGACATCAATATAAGTATTTAATTTAAATTACTATCAAGCCTCTCAAAAGTTGAATAGACTTTTGAGAAGCTTTTTTAGGTATGGGTTAAAATATTCGTAATTAAAAAATCATCAGATAAATCACTATATAGTAAAGTTATAATGTTTAGTCAGTAAAACTCTAAGAAATCAACGATTTTAATGCAGTTATAAAAGTGTTATTTCAATGTTGAAAGTAATAAAAAGTCTTTAGTATTATTAGGGGAAATTAAATTGTGAAAAATTAAAATACATGATATATTATAAATTAAATAACGTATTGTGTATATTTTATCGATTATGCTCACACTGTAAATCAGTATCATAAGCATTTGATATCGAAGTTTAATTTAAATCAAAAAATTAGGAGGCACATACAACTATGAAAGACAACAAACCTAATAATTCGAAATTAATTCAAACATATTTAAGTAAGAAAACTTTAAGATATGGTACAGCAAGTGCATTAACATTGGCACTCTATTTATTTAACAGTAACGTAACTGTGTATGCGGATGAAAATACTGCAAACCAAAATCAAGGAACATCACCAAAAACTTCACAGACAGCACCTACAAATAATACTGAAAATACAGATGCCACAGCCATAACAACAGATCAAAATAATAATGATGAAGAAGAATACGATGCGTCATATGAACTTCCAATTCTTTATGTAACTGTCTGGCTAGATGAT
Encoded proteins:
- the groL gene encoding chaperonin GroEL (60 kDa chaperone family; promotes refolding of misfolded polypeptides especially under stressful conditions; forms two stacked rings of heptamers to form a barrel-shaped 14mer; ends can be capped by GroES; misfolded proteins enter the barrel where they are refolded when GroES binds); translation: MAKDLKFSEDARQAMLRGVDKLANAVKVTIGPKGRNVVLDKDYTTPLITNDGVTIAKEIELEDPYENMGAKLVQEVANKTNEIAGDGTTTATVLAQSMIQEGLKNVTSGANPVGLRQGIDKAVQVAIEALHEISQKVENKNEIAQVGAISAADEEIGRYISEAMDKVGNDGVITIEESNGFNTELEVVEGMQFDRGYQSPYMVTDSDKMIAELERPYILVTDKKISSFQDILPLLEQVVQASRPILIVADEVEGDALTNIVLNRMRGTFTAVAVKAPGFGDRRKAMLEDLAILTGAQVITDDLGLELKDASLDMLGTANKVEVTKDHTTVVDGNGDENNIDARVGQIKAQIEETDSEFDKEKLQERLAKLAGGVAVIKVGAASETELKERKLRIEDALNSTRAAVEEGIVAGGGTALVNIYQKVSEIKAEGDVETGVNIVLKALQAPVRQIAENAGLEGSIIVERLKHAEAGVGFNAATNEWVNMLEEGIVDPTKVTRSALQHAASVAAMFLTTEAVVASIPEPENNEQPGMGGMPGMM
- the groES gene encoding co-chaperone GroES; amino-acid sequence: MLKPLGNRVIIEKKEQEQTTKSGIVLTDSAKEKSNEGVIIAVGQGRLLDNGTQVAPQVSEGDTIVFQQYAGTEVKRGDKTYLILNEEDILAIIE
- the mroQ gene encoding intramembrane glutamic endopeptidase MroQ — translated: MKRLWVSLLTVLFYGLAQILPGLVLGNHLLGDMSKMQTAQTMIIMQVSIFIIAALLIIFMQATIKNPTQLEQGHKEPKRYIFAWVLLGFCIVMIYQVIISIILFAINGSPQRSPNTERLMAIAKQMPIFIVLISIVGPILEEYVFRKVIFGELYNFIKGSRVVSFIIASIVSSLIFALAHNDFKFIPVYFGMGVIFSLAYVYTKRIAVPIGIHMLMNGSVVLTQVVGGDSIKKLQEQATFIFHLIF